The genomic window CGAGCGACCACGAGATCTCGAGGTGGACGGGCCGCCCTGCGCCCTTGATCGCCTTCTGCCAGGCGGCGACGTCGGCGCGGTTGTCGTAGTTGTCACCGCTCTTGAACGAGCCGGGGCCCACACCGTCGAGCTTGAGGAAGTCGTACCCCCAGTCCGCGATGAGCTGCGCCTGGGAGTCGACGTACTTCTGTGCGCACGGCTTCGAGAAGTCGATCTTGTACGAGCTGTCCCAGCCGTTGGTCGTCCGCAGGTCGCTGTAGACGATGTCCCCGGTGGTGCAGTCGTCGGTGTTCCAGATCCGCAGCTTGCCCTCGCCGTAGCCCTCCTTCTCCAGGCCCACGGGGAGGTAGATGCCGGCTTTCAGGCCCTTGCCGTGAATACGGTCCGCGACGGCCTTCATCCCGCTCGGGAAGCGTTCCGTGTCCGCCTTCTGGCGCCCGTACTCGTCGAACTCCGGGGCCCAGTCCCAGCCGCGCCACCAGCCGGCGTCGATGTTGACGTACTCGTAGCCGAACTTCTTCAGCTTGGACGCGAGGGCGTCCGTCTGCTTGTTGACGTTCTCTTCGGTCAGGTAGCTGTAGCTGCCCTTGGTGTTGACCCCCGGATACGAGGTGGTCTGAAGGCTCCAGCTGCTCCAGCCCATGAACGGCTTCTCGGCGGTGGCCGTCGTGCCGGTGGCGGCTTCCTTGACCGCGGGCACCTGGCTGTCGGTCTCTGCTCGGCCCTGGGCCGACGCCGGCGCGGCGACGGCGAGGCCTGCGGTGACGGCGAGGACGAGCGCTGCGCGCACGGTTCTCGCGGCGGTGCGGGTGGATGGGCGCATGGGGAAATGGCCTCCTGCTGTCCGGTGAAGAGGGGAGGTGCGGGTGGGGAACGCGGCTACTTGCCCGAACCGATCGTCAGGCCGCTGATGAACTGGCGCTGCAGTGCGAAGTACACGATCAGCGTGGGGATGGCGGTCATCAGCGCGCCGGCCGCGATGAGGTTGGGATTGGTGAAGTACTCGCCCTGCAGGCTCGCGAGTGCCGAGGTGACGGGACGCTTGTCGCCGGTCTCGATCAGGACGAGCGGCCAGAAGAAGTCGTTGTAGATCCAGATGGACTCCAGCGTCGCGAGAGCGGCGAACGCCGGGCGGCACAGGGGCAGCACGATCTGGAAGAACTGGCGCCAGACGGGGGCGCCGTCCACCAGTGCGGCCTCGGTGATCTCCTTGGGGATCGTCTTCATGTAGTTGCTCAGCACGAAGGTGCAGAAGCCGCACTGATAGGCGATGTGGATGGCGATGATGCCCCAGTAGGAGTTGTAGAGCAGGTACGAGTCGCTCAGGAAACCGGGCAGGTTCCACTGGAGGTACAGCCGGTACAGCGGGGTGATGAGCACCTGGGCGGGGAGCAGGTTGCCCGCGGTGAACAGCATCAGCAGCGCGATGTTCCAGCGGAAGTCGAAGCGCGAGACGTAGAAGGCGACCGCGGCGGAGAAGAACAGCGTGCCGAGGACGGCCGGCACGGTCACCAGCACCGAGTTCCAGAAGAAGTGCACGAGGCCCGACTGCGCCCAGGCGTCGCTGAAGTTCTGCAGGCTGAGACTGCGGGGCCAGGACAGGTAGCCGTTCGCGGCGGTGTCCTCGTAAGGCCGCAGCGAGGTGTACATCGCCCACAGCAGTGGGATCAGCCAGAGCAGGGAGACGCCGGCGAGGAACAGATGCCGGCCGGTCTGGCGGCGGGGGCGTGACCGCTTCGCGTCGGGTGTGCCGTGAGGCGCCCGTGGCGGGGCGGCCGGAGGTGTGGCGGTCGCGGTCACTCCTCCTCCTTGTCCTTGCGGAAGTTCTGTACGAGGAAGGTGCAGATGGCGGTCAGTGAGACCAGCAGCATGATCACCGCGATCGCCGAGCCGTAGCCGATATGGCTGGTCTCGCCGACGATGTTGTCGGTGATGAGGAGGGAGAGCAGTTCCATGCCTGGCTTGCTGCCGATGCCGCCGCCCAGGACGTACACGATGTCGAAGGCGCGCAGCGACTCCATGGCCGTGACGACGAGGATGACGATGTTGACCGGCTTCAGCGCGGGGAAGACCACGCGCAGGAACGTCTGACGGCCGTTGGCGCCGTCGAGCGCGGCGGCCTCCTTGAGCGCGGGATCGAAGCCCTTGAGCCCGGCCAGGTAGAGGATCATGATGTAGCCGGTGTGGCGCCACGCGGACGCGACGAGCACCGCCCACAGATTGAGGTCGGGGTCGGACAGCCAGTCGATGTGGGTGCCCGGGGAGACAGCGCCGATGATGCCGTTCAGCAGACCGTTGTCCGGGTTGTAGATGATCTCCCAGATGAGACCGACCACCGCCAGCGACAGCACCATGGGCAGGAAGATCGCGGTCTGGTAGATCCGGGTGAAACGGATCTTCCGGTCGAGCTGGTACGCGAGGAATATGCCGAACGGTGTGGGCAGCAGCGCGGTGAACAGCAGCCAGATCACGTTGTGCTGGACGGCAGGCCAGAACGGCGGGTAGTTGGTGAAGATCTCGCTGTAGTTCTCCCAGCCGATCCAGTCGACGTCGGAGAGCGAGATGCCGTCCCAACTGGTGAAGGAGAGAGCGAAGGAGGCGAGTGCGGGCAGCCAGACGAAGATCAGCAGGGCCAGCAGCGGCACACCGACGATGACGCCGAGGAACAGCCTGTCGCGCAGACTCAGCCTGCGCGGCCTGCCCGGTCGGGCCGGCGACCGGCGAGCGGCCGGCGTGACCGGCTCCTCCGGTGCTTCGAGTGTGGAAGTCATAGGGGTGGGCGTCCCTCGGGCGGGTCGTCGGGGTGGCGGCTCGGGAATCGGGAGCGGGTCAGCCGGAGAAGAAGCGGGCGCGCTGGGACTCGATCTTCTTCAGCGTCGCCGTCCCGTCGTCGGGATGGCTGAGCCACTGCGTCAGCCCGGGCAGCACGACGGTGGAGATGAACCCCGGGTCGCTGTCCCGGTCGCTGAACTGGGTGATGTGCTTGGCCGCACCGATCAGTTCGGCCGACTTCTTCTGCAGCGCGTTGTACTTGCTGGTGTCAGCCTTGCTGTGGACCGCGACATTGCTCGGGTCGACACCCATGTAGATGTTCTCCGCCTCGGGGCTGCCGAGGAACTCGAGGAACTTCCTTGCCCCTTCGGGGTTCTTCGGGCTGCGGCTGAGCATGAAGCCGTCGGTGGGGGCCTCGACGCTGTCCATGCCGTGCGCCGGGTCGATCTCCGGGAACGGGAAGAAGTCGATGTCGTCACGCAGCGCCGGGTCGGTGATCTGCTGGCCGAGGAAGAGTCCGATGACGGCCATGCCGGACTTCTTCTCGAGGAGCGACTGCGCCGCGTCCTGCCACGAGCGGCCACCGGCGCCCGGCTGGTAGTACGGGGCGATCTCGCGCCACAGGTCCAGGACCCTGCTCATGCGCTTGTCGCTCCAGGCGACGCCGCCGTGCATCAGGTCCATGTGGAAGTCGTAGCCGTTGGCGCGCAGGTTCAGGTAGTCGAAGGCGCCGAGGATGGACCAGCTGTCGCCGCCGCCGTAGCCCGACGCGATGGGCGAGAGCCCGTCCTTCTTCATCTTCTTGGCCAGCGCGACGAACTGCGACCAGGTGGCCGGCGCCGTGTAACCGCGCTCCTTGAAGACGCTCTTCCGGTAGAAGACGGCCCACGGGTAGTTGTACAGCGGAACGAAGTAGTACTTGCCGTCGGTGCCCTTGGAGAGCTGCTTGGCCGCCTCGCTGTATCCGGAGCCGATGGTCTCCCACACGTCGTCGACGGGGGCGGCGAGCTTCTTCTCCGCGAAGTACTGCATGCGGTAGCCGGCGAACCAGGTGAACGTGTCGTCCGGGGTGCCCTGCAGGTAGCTCGAGATGCTCTTCTGGAAGGTGTCGTGATCGACCGTGTTGGTCTTCACCTTCAGCTCGGTCTTCCCGGTGAAGGCCTTGGTCACGGCCGCGTACGCCTTCTTGGGCGTGGCGTCGGCGCCGTTGGATCCGAACGTCACGCTCTTCGGGTCACCGGCGGGAGGACCTCCACAGGCCGTCAGGGCGGGCCCGGCGAGGGCGGCTGCTCCTACGCCCATCATTCCGTTGACGACGCTGCGTCGTCTCGGACCGCCGGTGGCGGGTATGCGGCTCTGCTGCGTCATCGCTTCTCCTGGATGGTGTCTGACCCTGTGAAGGTCTGGATCGCGGTGGCCGCGGCCCCGCGCGCCCACTCCTCGAACGGCAGCGGACGTGTGACCACGTCGCACTGATCGGCTGTACTGAAAGCGGTCGCGGAGAACGCTTCCTTGATCTGGGCGGCGAACAGGTCGTAAGCCGCGAGTCCTTCGCCCGAGATGATCACGCGCTCCGGGCCGAGAAGGTTGACCACCGTGCCGATCGCCCGGCCGATCGCCGCACCGGCGTCCGCGTACGCCTCGCGGGCCTCGGGACTACCGCCGTGCGCCAGCTCGAGCGCCTGTGCCGGGCCGGTGACCGGCTCGCCCGTGTCCTGCCGGATCCGCCGCACGATGGCCCAGTCGGAGGCGATCGCCTCGACGCAGCCCTGGTTGCCGCAGTGGCACAGCGGCCCACGGGGATCGATGGGCAGATGCCCGATCTCCCCGGCGATGCCGTGGGCCCCCGAGACCACCCGCCCGTTGACCACCAGGCCGCAGCCGATTCCGGCGCCGACGGTGACCAGGGCGAAGTCGGACAGCCCCACTCCGGCGCCGAACCACTGCTCGGCGACCGTCAGCGCGCGTACGTCGTTGTCGACGGTGGTGGGCAGCCCGGTGGCCGCCGCCGCGAGCTCGGCGAGCGCGACGTCACGCCAGTCGAGGAAGGGCGAGTAGCGGACGACTCCCGCCGCCCGGTCCACGTCCCCGGACATGGCGATCGCGAGCCCCTGGACCGAGACACCGAATCCCTCGGCCTCCGTCCTCAGCTCCGCCGTCAGTTCCGTGATCAGGGCGATCACCGAGTCGGGCTCACGGCCGGTGAGAGGCACATGGCGCGCCAGCCGGATGCGGCAGCACAGGTCCGCCAGGACCGCGATCACCTCGTCGGCCGTCACCTTCACACCGATGAACAAGGCCCTGCCGCCGTCCACACGGACCGGGTTGGCCGGCCGCCCTACGGCGGGCGGGGCGCTGTCGTCGACGGCCTCGACGAAGTAGCCGGCCGCCATGAGAGGTCGTACGGCCTTGGTGACCGCGGCCGAGGAGAGGCCGGTGCGCCGGGAGAGCTCCACACGGGAGAGCGGACCCTGCGAGAGCACGGTGGTGAAGATCAGGGACGCGGCGGGAGTGGCCGCCGGAAACGCCTCCACCTGGTCGGTCGTTGACATGGCCGGAAACGTAGGTGACTTAATTTCCTCTGTCAATAAAAAAAGCAGGACTCCTGCGAAACAGCAGTTGATCACCCCCTTATCGAGCGAAAGTTGCTCGCAAGCAGGCACTTGACAATGGATCGAAGGGCGGATTGGCTACCTGCCGTCACAGTGCTGCCCCCGAACGTGAGGACGTCCATGCCCCAGATCTCCTACGCCCCGGACGTCCGCCTGTGGTTGCTCAACACTCCGCACACCTCGTACGCGGTGCGGATCGACAGCACCGGCGCACCCTGCCACGTGGCCTGGGGCGGCAGGCTGACCCTGGACGAGGCGCGGGAGATCGCTGCCCGGCCACAGGCGCTCGACCGCGAGGTCAGCAGCTTCGAGGGCCGCCCGCCGGTCGGCGAGGAACTGCCCGTCGCCGGCGGTGCCCGCTACGGAGTGCCGTCGCTCCAGGTCCGGTTCGCCGACGGAACACGCGCCGTCGAATGGATGCCGGTCCGTCACGACATCCGCGAAACACCCAATGGCGCAGCGGAGTTGGACCTCGTCTTCCGCGACCGCCACTACGGATTCGGCATCGTGCTGCACTACCGGGTGCACGAGGACAGCGACGTGATCGAGCGCTGGACGTCCCTGCTCAACACCGGGACGGACGACATCGTCCTGCTGCGTGCCGACTCGGCCGCATGGACCCTGCCGCCGCGCTGCGACCACCGGATCAGCCACGTCACCGGCCAGTGGGCGGCGGAGACACAACTCCGCCGCGAGGCACTGCCGTTCGGCGAGACCGTGCTGACCAGCCGGCGCGGGATCTCCAGCCACCACACGAACCCGTGGGTCATGCTGGACGACGGCGACGCGAGCGAGGAGCACGGCGAGGTGTGGAGCGCCGCCCTCGCCTGGAGCGGCAGTTGGCGCATCACCGCGCAACGCACCTCCGACGGCCGGGCGGGCTTCACCGGCGGTGCGGGACATGACTCGACGGCCCTGCGTCTGGCACCCGGCGAGACGCACACCACTCCGTGCTTCGCCGGGCTCCGCACCGAGGGCGGCTTCGGCGCCGCGAGCCGTGCGTGGCACGCCTACACCCGTGCACACGTCGTGCCGCACCCGGACGAGACGCGTCCCGTCCTCTACAACTCCTGGGAAGCCACCGGCTTCGACATCGACGAGAAGCGCCAGATGGCCCTCGCGGCACGAGCCGCCCAGCTGGGGGCCGAGCTGTACGTCATGGACGACGGCTGGTTCGGCGCCCGGCGCAGCGACCGGGCCGGCCTCGGCGACTGGACCCCGTCCCCGGACCGGTTTCCGCACGGCCTCGGCCCGTTGGTCGACGAGGTGCACCGTCTCGGCATGCTCTTCGGCCTCTGGGTCGAACCGGAGATGGTCAACGCCGACAGCGACCTCTACCGCGCCCATCCCGACTGGGTCCTGCACTTCCCGCACCGCACGCGTACCGAACTGCGCAACCAGCTCGTGCTCAACTTCGCCCGGGACGACGTCGCCGACTGGGCGTACACGTGGCTCACCGCGCTGGTCGCCGACAACGGCATCGACTTCCTCAAGTGGGACATGAACCGGCCGTTCAGCGAGGCGGGCCCGTCCGGCCCCGACGGCGACGACCGCCTGTGGAGCACATACGTCCACAACCTCTACGGCGTCATCGACCGGCTGCGCGCCGACCACCCCCGGCTCCGCATCGAGGCGTGCAGCGGCGGCGGCGGTCGCGTGGACCTCGGGATCCTCTCCCGCACCGATCAGGTGTGGCCCTCGGACAACACCGACGCGGCCGACCGCATCGCGATCCAGCACGGCTACGGCCAGCTCTACCCCGCGTCGACGATGGCCGCGTGGGTCACCGACGTACCCAATGAACTCACGGCACGCACGGTGCCGCTGGCCTTCCGGTTCCACGTGGCGACGGCCGGGCTCCTGGCCGTCGGCGGTGACCTCACCCGCTGGTCGGACGAGGAGATCGCCGAGGGTGCCGCATTGGTCGGAGCCTACAAGCGGGTCCGTCATCTGGTGCAGCACGGCGTCCAGCACAGGCTGCGTGGTCCCGTCGACGACGGGCCCACGGTCGTGCAGTACACCTCGCCCGACCGTGCGGAGGCCCTGGTGCTCGCCTGGCAGCGGGCGCCGCGCCGGGGGCGGCCGGAGTTCCCCGTACATCTCGCCGGTCTCGACCCGGCGGCGGTCTACCGGGACGTGGCGACCGGCGTGACGCACCACGCGACGGTGCTGATGGAGCACGGGCTGCCGCTCGAACTGCCGGCGGGGGACTGGGCGAGCACGGCGATCCACCTGATGCGCGTGTCCCTCTGACGCGGCCGGCGGTGACACCGCACGCCGCGGCGTGCGGTGTCACTCCTGGCGGCCGGGGTCGAGGTCACCCGGAGCTCAGCTGCAGCGCAGCACGCCGGCTTTCTGCTTCGCGGCGAGAATTCGATGGACGCTCTTGTCCACCTTGGCGCGGAAGGCCGCGTCCGCGGCCATCCGGGTCTGCACGGCCTTGGCCATGGCCGGCACCAGGTTCGGCTCGACGGTCAGGACCTGGTCGCCGCCGGCGGACAGGAACTTCACGGCGCGGTCAGCGGGCGGTACGGACTTGACCGCCACCGCGTTGCCGAGGTCGTCCGAGATCACGACTCCGGTGAAGCCGAGGGACTTGCGCAGCATCTCCTGAATCACCGTGGGGGAGAACACCGCCCTGTGCTTCGGGTCGATCTTGCTGTACGTGGCAAGCGAGATCATGACGAACGGGGCATGCGCCTTGATCCCCGAACGGAACGGCGCGATGCTCGCGCTGTTCCTGGTGGTCACCGAGTCCACCACCTTCGCCGTGGTGTCGGTGTTGCCGCGGACGTACCCCAGTCCCGGGAAGTGCTTGAGCGTGGCCAGCACGTCGGCCTGAGCGAAGCCCTCGGCGAAGGCGGTGCTGTGGGGGGCGACGGTCGCGGCGGAGTGACCGTACTCGCGGTCGTACCTGCCGATCGGAGCGTTGTTCTTGCCCAGGCTGGACGGCACCACATCGGCGACGGGTGCGAGGTTCAGGTTCACGCCTGCGGCCTTGAGCTGCTTCGCCCAGGTGGCGGCCGAACCGCGGAGTTTCGATGTGGACCAGGTTCCCTGCGTGAGTCCGC from Streptomyces sp. NBC_01341 includes these protein-coding regions:
- a CDS encoding carbohydrate ABC transporter permease, giving the protein MTATATPPAAPPRAPHGTPDAKRSRPRRQTGRHLFLAGVSLLWLIPLLWAMYTSLRPYEDTAANGYLSWPRSLSLQNFSDAWAQSGLVHFFWNSVLVTVPAVLGTLFFSAAVAFYVSRFDFRWNIALLMLFTAGNLLPAQVLITPLYRLYLQWNLPGFLSDSYLLYNSYWGIIAIHIAYQCGFCTFVLSNYMKTIPKEITEAALVDGAPVWRQFFQIVLPLCRPAFAALATLESIWIYNDFFWPLVLIETGDKRPVTSALASLQGEYFTNPNLIAAGALMTAIPTLIVYFALQRQFISGLTIGSGK
- a CDS encoding carbohydrate ABC transporter permease; this translates as MTSTLEAPEEPVTPAARRSPARPGRPRRLSLRDRLFLGVIVGVPLLALLIFVWLPALASFALSFTSWDGISLSDVDWIGWENYSEIFTNYPPFWPAVQHNVIWLLFTALLPTPFGIFLAYQLDRKIRFTRIYQTAIFLPMVLSLAVVGLIWEIIYNPDNGLLNGIIGAVSPGTHIDWLSDPDLNLWAVLVASAWRHTGYIMILYLAGLKGFDPALKEAAALDGANGRQTFLRVVFPALKPVNIVILVVTAMESLRAFDIVYVLGGGIGSKPGMELLSLLITDNIVGETSHIGYGSAIAVIMLLVSLTAICTFLVQNFRKDKEEE
- a CDS encoding ABC transporter substrate-binding protein gives rise to the protein MTQQSRIPATGGPRRRSVVNGMMGVGAAALAGPALTACGGPPAGDPKSVTFGSNGADATPKKAYAAVTKAFTGKTELKVKTNTVDHDTFQKSISSYLQGTPDDTFTWFAGYRMQYFAEKKLAAPVDDVWETIGSGYSEAAKQLSKGTDGKYYFVPLYNYPWAVFYRKSVFKERGYTAPATWSQFVALAKKMKKDGLSPIASGYGGGDSWSILGAFDYLNLRANGYDFHMDLMHGGVAWSDKRMSRVLDLWREIAPYYQPGAGGRSWQDAAQSLLEKKSGMAVIGLFLGQQITDPALRDDIDFFPFPEIDPAHGMDSVEAPTDGFMLSRSPKNPEGARKFLEFLGSPEAENIYMGVDPSNVAVHSKADTSKYNALQKKSAELIGAAKHITQFSDRDSDPGFISTVVLPGLTQWLSHPDDGTATLKKIESQRARFFSG
- a CDS encoding ROK family transcriptional regulator yields the protein MSTTDQVEAFPAATPAASLIFTTVLSQGPLSRVELSRRTGLSSAAVTKAVRPLMAAGYFVEAVDDSAPPAVGRPANPVRVDGGRALFIGVKVTADEVIAVLADLCCRIRLARHVPLTGREPDSVIALITELTAELRTEAEGFGVSVQGLAIAMSGDVDRAAGVVRYSPFLDWRDVALAELAAAATGLPTTVDNDVRALTVAEQWFGAGVGLSDFALVTVGAGIGCGLVVNGRVVSGAHGIAGEIGHLPIDPRGPLCHCGNQGCVEAIASDWAIVRRIRQDTGEPVTGPAQALELAHGGSPEAREAYADAGAAIGRAIGTVVNLLGPERVIISGEGLAAYDLFAAQIKEAFSATAFSTADQCDVVTRPLPFEEWARGAAATAIQTFTGSDTIQEKR
- a CDS encoding alpha-galactosidase; protein product: MPQISYAPDVRLWLLNTPHTSYAVRIDSTGAPCHVAWGGRLTLDEAREIAARPQALDREVSSFEGRPPVGEELPVAGGARYGVPSLQVRFADGTRAVEWMPVRHDIRETPNGAAELDLVFRDRHYGFGIVLHYRVHEDSDVIERWTSLLNTGTDDIVLLRADSAAWTLPPRCDHRISHVTGQWAAETQLRREALPFGETVLTSRRGISSHHTNPWVMLDDGDASEEHGEVWSAALAWSGSWRITAQRTSDGRAGFTGGAGHDSTALRLAPGETHTTPCFAGLRTEGGFGAASRAWHAYTRAHVVPHPDETRPVLYNSWEATGFDIDEKRQMALAARAAQLGAELYVMDDGWFGARRSDRAGLGDWTPSPDRFPHGLGPLVDEVHRLGMLFGLWVEPEMVNADSDLYRAHPDWVLHFPHRTRTELRNQLVLNFARDDVADWAYTWLTALVADNGIDFLKWDMNRPFSEAGPSGPDGDDRLWSTYVHNLYGVIDRLRADHPRLRIEACSGGGGRVDLGILSRTDQVWPSDNTDAADRIAIQHGYGQLYPASTMAAWVTDVPNELTARTVPLAFRFHVATAGLLAVGGDLTRWSDEEIAEGAALVGAYKRVRHLVQHGVQHRLRGPVDDGPTVVQYTSPDRAEALVLAWQRAPRRGRPEFPVHLAGLDPAAVYRDVATGVTHHATVLMEHGLPLELPAGDWASTAIHLMRVSL
- a CDS encoding glycoside hydrolase family 3 N-terminal domain-containing protein; translated protein: MTLRPALSRGSRVRRAVWPVPLLTFSLVAAGLGVAHTSQAMPTDAASARRAPQAATCVDTVFAAMSGPQRVGQLFMGGVNASKPDQKRIAVLRKYHVGAVFLAGRSKSGTKATKSLADSLQAKADTAGGHRVGLLVSTDQEGGQVQVLSGPGFSTIPSGLTQGTWSTSKLRGSAATWAKQLKAAGVNLNLAPVADVVPSSLGKNNAPIGRYDREYGHSAATVAPHSTAFAEGFAQADVLATLKHFPGLGYVRGNTDTTAKVVDSVTTRNSASIAPFRSGIKAHAPFVMISLATYSKIDPKHRAVFSPTVIQEMLRKSLGFTGVVISDDLGNAVAVKSVPPADRAVKFLSAGGDQVLTVEPNLVPAMAKAVQTRMAADAAFRAKVDKSVHRILAAKQKAGVLRCS